AGGTCGCGACGTACGACCCGCCGGCGAAGACGTAGTCCCAGAACGGCCGGTGCGCCTCGTCCGCCTTGAAGCGGAACTCGAACGCCACGCCCCGGCAGATCAGCCCCGCCAGCATCAGGACCAGCGGCAGGTACAGCGCGCTCAGCAGCAGCGAATAGGCCAGCGGGAAGGCCCCGTACATCGCGGCGGCGCCCAGGACCAGCCAGGTCTCGTTCCCGTCCCAGACCGGGGCCACGGTATTGACCATCAGGTCGCGCTCGGCCCGGTCCGGCACGAAGGGAGAGAGGATGCCGATCCCCAGGTCGAACCCGTCCATGATGACGTACATCATCAGCCCGAACCCGATGATGACGACCCAGATCAGCGGAAGATCGATACCCATGTCTGGTATTCCTTCAGGACAGCATGTCTGGGGCGGCGGAGAGCGGGCGGGCCGGCCGCTTGTCGGGCCGGTCGCCATCGGCGGGGGATACGCCTTGCGTGTCGGGGCCGTGGGCCGCCAGCTTCAGCAGGTAGCCGATGCCGGTACCGAATACCCCGCAATACAGGACGACGAAGATCAGCAGGCTGACGCTCAACGTCGCCGCCGAATGGTTCGACACCGCGTCGCGCGTGCGCATCACGCCATAGACCACCCAGGGCTGGCGCCCGATCTCGGTCGTCATCCACCCCGCCAGGATCGCGGCCAGCCCGGTCGGCCCCATCGCGACCGTGGCCGTCAGGAACGGCCGGTTGGCGAACAGGCGCCCGCGCGCGCGCAGGGCCAGCCCGACCAGCGCCAGCAGCAGCATCAGCGTGCCCAGCCCCACCATGACCCGGAAGGTCCAGAAGATGATGGTGGAATTCGGACGGTCCTCGGCCGGGAATTCCTTCAGGCCCGGAATCTGCCCGTTCCAGCTATGGGTCAGGATCAGGCTGCCCGCATGCGGGATTTCGACGGCGTAGCGCGTGGTCTCGGCGGCCATGTCCGGCACCCCGAACAGGATCAGCGGCACGTCCGCCCCCGGCGCGTTCTGCCAGTGGCCCTCGATCGCCGCGATCTTGGCCGGCTGGTGTTCCAGCGTGTTGCGGCCGTGCAGGTCGCCGACCAGGATCTGGATCGGGGTGACGACCAGCAGCATCCACATCGCCATCGACATCATGGTGCGGATGGCGGGCGTGTCGCGCCCCTTCAGCAGGTGCCACGCCGCCACCGCGCCGACGAACAGCGCCGTCGCCAGGAAGGCCGCGATGCCCATATGGACCAGCCGGTAGGGAAAGGACGGGTTGAAGATGATCTGCAGCCAGTCGACGGGCACGACGCGCCCGTCCGCGATCCGGTAGCCCTGCGGCGTCTGCATCCAGCTGTTCGACGCCAGGATCCATGTCGCGGACACCAGCGTGCCGAGCGCCACCATCACCGTGGCGAAGAA
This genomic stretch from Gluconacetobacter diazotrophicus PA1 5 harbors:
- a CDS encoding cytochrome ubiquinol oxidase subunit I, with translation MHAPDPLLLARLQFGFTVSFHILFPAITIGLASYLAVLEGLWLARGAPVFKDLYHFWSKLFAVNFAMGVVSGLVMSYEFGTNWSYFSTFAGGVTGPLLTYEVLTAFFLEAGFLGVMLFGWDKVGRGLHFFATVMVALGTLVSATWILASNSWMQTPQGYRIADGRVVPVDWLQIIFNPSFPYRLVHMGIAAFLATALFVGAVAAWHLLKGRDTPAIRTMMSMAMWMLLVVTPIQILVGDLHGRNTLEHQPAKIAAIEGHWQNAPGADVPLILFGVPDMAAETTRYAVEIPHAGSLILTHSWNGQIPGLKEFPAEDRPNSTIIFWTFRVMVGLGTLMLLLALVGLALRARGRLFANRPFLTATVAMGPTGLAAILAGWMTTEIGRQPWVVYGVMRTRDAVSNHSAATLSVSLLIFVVLYCGVFGTGIGYLLKLAAHGPDTQGVSPADGDRPDKRPARPLSAAPDMLS